From Oreochromis aureus strain Israel breed Guangdong linkage group 4, ZZ_aureus, whole genome shotgun sequence, a single genomic window includes:
- the LOC116324339 gene encoding integumentary mucin C.1-like, with the protein MPKKYSKLAILEALETAKQSPPKTSPTTPTIEATASTAPTIEATPSTAPTIEATPSTAPTIEATPSTPLTIEATPSTPLPTAPTIEATPSTPLSTAPTIEATPSTAPAIEATPTIEATTKNPSTVSTTKTTSSTTSTTAASSLVNSQQKSCSEKGISSEKETGSDIQTISIGVLITTNIIVPIAVYLYMRYQIQQIRNLREEEGMTEIQQNPFPTDVEEGSNLLMTPRVPSS; encoded by the exons atgcctaagaagtacagcaagctggCCATActtgaggccttggaaactgccaagcagt CACCACCAAAAACTTCACCAACAACACCAACCATTGAAGCAACAGCATCAACAGCACCGACCATTGAAGCAACACCATCAACAGCACCGACCATCGAAGCAACACCATCAACAGCACCGACCATCGAAGCAACACCATCAACACCACTGACCATCGAAGCAACACCATCAACACCACTGCCAACAGCACCGACCATCGAAGCAACACCATCAACACCACTGTCAACAGCACCGACCATCGAAGCAACACCATCAACAGCACCAGCCATCGAAGCAACACCGACCATtgaagcaacaacaaaaaacccaagcacagtatcaacaacaaaaacaacatcgtCAACAACAAGTACAACCGCAGCATCATCCCTGGTGAATTCACAGCAGAAGAGTT GTTCAGAGAAAGGAATAT CTTCAGAAAAAGAAACGG gaagtgacatccAAACGATTTCAATAGGAGTTCTTATCACGACGAACATCATTGTCCCCATAGCTGTTTATCTGTACATGCGTTACCAGATTCAACAG ATTCGAAACTTGAGGGAAGAAGAAGGAATGACAGAGATACAG cAAAACCCATTTCCCACAGATGTTGAAGAGGGTTCCAATTTATTAATG